A window of the Deinococcota bacterium genome harbors these coding sequences:
- a CDS encoding endonuclease III: protein MTETDDTLRKKALEVYRCLLEMHGERALEPRREPMHELVSTMLSHRTTQRNEELAFERMWERFDSWEAIRDAPVAELAEAIAPANFAEVKAPNIKRALARILSERGEAEIDFLADLPAEEGLRWLMALPGVGIKTASLVLLFCFSKAVLPVDSHVHRVSQRLGLIGPKLNSTTAHGPLLALLPGDPHVLYNFHIATLRHGQKICVWGTPRCGKCLLTDLCDWYQENRAEAPAPPNGKA, encoded by the coding sequence ATGACAGAGACCGACGACACCCTCAGGAAAAAGGCCTTGGAGGTCTACAGGTGCCTGCTCGAGATGCACGGTGAACGAGCGCTCGAGCCGCGCCGCGAGCCCATGCACGAGCTCGTCTCGACCATGCTCTCCCACCGCACCACGCAGCGCAACGAAGAACTGGCCTTTGAGCGAATGTGGGAGCGCTTCGATTCCTGGGAGGCCATCCGCGACGCGCCCGTCGCCGAACTCGCCGAGGCCATCGCCCCCGCCAACTTCGCCGAGGTCAAGGCGCCCAACATCAAAAGGGCGCTGGCGCGGATCCTCTCCGAGCGCGGCGAGGCCGAGATCGACTTTCTGGCGGACCTGCCCGCCGAGGAGGGGCTTCGCTGGCTCATGGCCCTGCCGGGCGTCGGCATCAAGACGGCCTCGCTGGTGCTCCTCTTCTGTTTTTCAAAGGCCGTCCTGCCCGTCGACAGCCACGTCCACCGGGTCAGCCAGCGCCTGGGGCTGATCGGCCCCAAGCTCAACTCGACCACGGCGCACGGGCCGCTCCTGGCCCTCTTACCCGGTGACCCCCATGTCCTCTACAACTTTCACATCGCCACGCTGAGGCACGGCCAGAAGATCTGCGTCTGGGGCACGCCGCGCTGCGGCAAGTGCCTGCTCACCGACCTCTGCGACTGGTATCAGGAAAACCGGGCTGAGGCTCCGGCACCTCCCAACGGCAAAGCTTGA
- a CDS encoding DUF4397 domain-containing protein, translating to MKKVPLALLVLTLAFCAALASAQQGQQEVTPGEQAAIRIAHLSPDAADIDVSINGASAFQGVGYRDVSAYQVIPSGSVEVSITAGGAQEPLISASLEVEAGVYYTIAALGPEETLEARVYRDNLRAFPPSNGASIRVLHAAQAAGAVDVAVRDGDVLVENLDFGQVSEYFFVPAGSYDIDVREAGTETVAFGMDNLEVRPGYVYTHFVIGGPEGEAQVTQEDQVQETEQEPGEGVTGGEGVTGGEGVTGGEGVTGGEGVTGGEGATDADQEPADSEETPEEEPEEEEEQPTGQDNSWLVQTGAPVMLHISQQTAQQTGQLQTAPQAAEQQEGQGALTVNVDFAGEDRLQLDVFGPGDYHETFLAEPQQTIGNLEPGSYMVMVNVPGWTEEQEEETRSSEQVEVMAGETATVTVAPQPQAEQAQATQQTTTQQPAAQQATADQPQDAEQGNLTINVDPMDADQIELLVSGPDDYSETLTVDAGEEEQTLEGLQPGTYTVTIVEPRFEGQDVELQTEVEVMAGETATVTVPVQLEDEEPVAAEEPTEEEPTEEEPAEEDPAATELEPGEGSLEILIEQAGVTVEVTGPDGYTRSVTQSQTLIDLTPGTYIVTATGEDYEARMQEVEVTGEETATVVFDAETPVEEPAVAEEEPAEVDPAEEEEPEPDVEDPDVDDPDAEEPEPAEEPEPAVAEEPAPGAFEVIIAVDARMIGTAEDEDQDQNQDQN from the coding sequence ATGAAAAAGGTACCATTAGCCTTACTCGTTCTCACACTTGCCTTTTGCGCCGCCCTAGCCTCCGCACAACAAGGCCAGCAAGAGGTAACTCCCGGTGAGCAAGCAGCCATTCGCATCGCCCATCTGTCGCCCGACGCCGCCGATATCGACGTCTCGATCAACGGCGCGAGCGCCTTTCAAGGGGTCGGCTACCGCGACGTCAGCGCCTACCAGGTGATTCCCTCCGGTTCGGTAGAGGTGAGCATCACCGCCGGTGGCGCCCAGGAGCCGCTGATCAGCGCCTCGCTCGAGGTCGAAGCGGGCGTCTACTACACCATTGCCGCGCTCGGTCCCGAAGAAACTCTCGAGGCGCGCGTCTACCGCGACAACCTGCGCGCCTTTCCCCCCTCCAACGGCGCCAGCATCCGCGTTCTTCACGCCGCCCAGGCGGCAGGTGCCGTCGACGTGGCCGTGCGGGATGGCGATGTCCTCGTCGAAAACCTCGACTTCGGCCAGGTGAGCGAATACTTCTTCGTGCCGGCGGGTAGCTACGACATCGACGTTCGCGAGGCGGGCACGGAGACGGTCGCCTTTGGCATGGACAACCTCGAGGTGAGGCCCGGCTACGTCTATACCCACTTCGTCATCGGTGGCCCCGAAGGCGAGGCCCAGGTGACGCAGGAGGACCAGGTCCAAGAGACTGAGCAAGAACCCGGTGAAGGCGTAACCGGCGGTGAAGGCGTGACCGGCGGTGAGGGCGTGACCGGCGGTGAGGGCGTGACCGGCGGTGAGGGTGTAACCGGCGGTGAAGGCGCCACCGATGCCGACCAGGAACCCGCCGACAGCGAAGAGACTCCCGAAGAAGAACCCGAAGAGGAAGAGGAACAACCGACCGGGCAGGACAATAGCTGGCTGGTACAGACTGGTGCGCCGGTAATGCTGCATATCAGCCAGCAAACAGCGCAGCAGACTGGGCAGCTACAGACCGCGCCGCAAGCCGCTGAGCAGCAAGAGGGTCAGGGCGCCCTGACCGTCAACGTCGACTTTGCCGGCGAAGACCGGCTGCAACTCGATGTCTTTGGTCCCGGCGACTATCACGAAACCTTTCTGGCCGAGCCGCAGCAGACCATCGGCAATCTCGAGCCCGGCAGCTACATGGTAATGGTCAACGTGCCGGGTTGGACTGAAGAGCAAGAAGAAGAGACGCGCAGCAGCGAGCAGGTCGAGGTGATGGCCGGCGAGACCGCGACCGTCACCGTCGCCCCACAGCCCCAGGCCGAGCAGGCGCAAGCCACCCAGCAGACGACCACACAGCAGCCGGCCGCACAGCAAGCAACGGCCGACCAGCCGCAGGATGCGGAGCAGGGCAACCTCACCATCAACGTAGACCCTATGGACGCCGACCAGATCGAACTCCTCGTGAGCGGCCCCGACGACTACAGCGAAACCCTGACGGTTGATGCGGGCGAAGAGGAGCAGACGCTCGAGGGCTTACAACCGGGTACCTACACCGTCACCATCGTCGAGCCGAGATTCGAAGGGCAAGACGTAGAGTTGCAGACGGAAGTAGAGGTAATGGCCGGCGAGACTGCCACCGTGACCGTTCCGGTGCAGTTGGAAGACGAGGAGCCGGTCGCTGCCGAAGAGCCCACCGAAGAAGAGCCCACCGAAGAAGAGCCTGCCGAGGAGGATCCTGCCGCGACCGAGCTTGAACCCGGCGAGGGCAGCCTCGAGATCCTGATCGAGCAAGCGGGCGTCACGGTCGAGGTCACCGGTCCCGACGGCTACACCCGCAGCGTCACCCAGTCGCAGACGCTGATCGACCTCACGCCGGGCACCTATATCGTTACGGCAACGGGCGAGGACTACGAAGCCAGAATGCAGGAGGTTGAGGTCACGGGCGAAGAGACGGCCACCGTGGTGTTCGACGCGGAGACGCCGGTCGAGGAGCCGGCGGTAGCAGAGGAAGAGCCTGCCGAAGTCGATCCCGCCGAGGAAGAAGAGCCCGAGCCGGACGTGGAAGACCCGGATGTGGACGATCCTGACGCAGAGGAACCCGAGCCGGCAGAGGAACCCGAACCGGCCGTTGCCGAAGAGCCTGCGCCGGGAGCGTTCGAGGTCATTATCGCGGTCGACGCCAGAATGATCGGCACGGCTGAGGACGAGGACCAGGACCAGAACCAAGACCAGAACTAG
- a CDS encoding collagen-like protein codes for MRRLGAAALLLLLATPLGGLAQQQEGAVQQEEELAVELSGQEAVSAEVNLASIIGRSTIHALAVSNTGDTPLEYTVEVEEDADWLEIISFSGVLDAAGADDRDVIEFETTCPAEEASLSTDLTIRITDPEVEEAVHTVTVNLTCRPAALVEVPIGPPGPPGPEGPEGPPGPEGPEGPEGPPGPEGPQGETGPPGPEGPEGPPGPEGPEGPEGQQGETGPVGPEGPEGPPGPEGPEGQQGETGATGPEGPEGPPGPEGPEGPQGETGPPGPEGPEGPQGEPGPTGPEGPEGERGPIGPQGPEGATGSDGPMGPQGEEGPMGPQGPPGEEGPTGPQGSQGEPGPEGPMGPQGEEGPTGPQGPAGEPGPEGPQGPQGERGAIGPMGPQGEEGPMGPQGPAGPGITEEQFQALEQRMEELERRLAAIDEQEVEPAEAEEVEPVEPEDAEDAEAVDEEEVEPVGPAEEEEIAPVEPVGAEDAEAVDEEEVEPAEPVGAAPADEEPAQAPGRLVITTEFTIEDEVEITVTGPDGYSESFVAVEQQTLGGLVPGSYTVTADAPELEEQEVEIEAGETATVSIPETQED; via the coding sequence TTGAGAAGGTTAGGTGCCGCCGCGCTCCTCCTGCTCTTGGCTACGCCTCTAGGAGGGCTCGCGCAGCAGCAAGAAGGAGCCGTGCAGCAAGAGGAGGAGCTGGCCGTCGAGCTGTCGGGCCAAGAAGCCGTGTCCGCGGAAGTCAATCTTGCGTCCATCATCGGCCGGTCGACCATTCACGCGCTCGCTGTCAGCAATACCGGCGACACCCCGCTCGAGTACACCGTCGAAGTAGAAGAGGACGCCGACTGGCTCGAGATCATCTCCTTCTCAGGCGTCTTGGACGCCGCCGGTGCCGACGACCGCGACGTCATCGAGTTCGAGACGACCTGCCCGGCCGAAGAGGCTTCGTTGTCGACCGACCTCACGATCAGGATCACCGATCCGGAGGTCGAAGAAGCGGTGCATACGGTCACGGTCAACCTCACCTGCCGCCCGGCTGCCCTGGTAGAGGTTCCCATAGGACCGCCCGGCCCGCCCGGCCCCGAAGGTCCTGAAGGTCCGCCCGGTCCGGAAGGCCCGGAAGGTCCTGAAGGTCCTCCCGGTCCCGAAGGGCCCCAGGGCGAGACCGGCCCACCCGGTCCCGAAGGCCCAGAGGGCCCGCCTGGACCCGAAGGCCCCGAAGGGCCCGAGGGTCAGCAGGGCGAAACCGGCCCGGTGGGTCCCGAAGGCCCGGAAGGTCCTCCCGGTCCGGAAGGTCCAGAGGGTCAGCAGGGCGAAACCGGCGCCACCGGCCCGGAAGGTCCTGAAGGTCCTCCCGGTCCTGAAGGCCCCGAAGGGCCGCAGGGCGAAACCGGCCCGCCCGGACCCGAAGGTCCGGAAGGTCCGCAGGGTGAACCTGGCCCCACCGGTCCGGAAGGCCCGGAAGGTGAACGCGGACCCATCGGTCCGCAAGGACCCGAAGGAGCTACCGGTTCCGACGGACCGATGGGTCCCCAAGGCGAAGAGGGCCCCATGGGTCCCCAGGGACCTCCCGGCGAAGAGGGTCCTACGGGTCCCCAAGGCTCGCAGGGTGAACCCGGTCCCGAAGGCCCGATGGGACCGCAAGGCGAAGAGGGTCCTACTGGCCCCCAGGGGCCAGCCGGCGAACCCGGTCCCGAAGGCCCACAAGGTCCGCAGGGTGAGCGTGGCGCCATCGGACCGATGGGACCACAAGGCGAAGAGGGTCCCATGGGTCCTCAGGGACCGGCCGGTCCTGGCATCACGGAAGAACAGTTCCAGGCTTTGGAACAACGGATGGAGGAGCTCGAGAGGCGCCTTGCAGCCATTGACGAGCAAGAGGTCGAACCTGCCGAAGCGGAAGAGGTCGAACCCGTCGAACCCGAAGATGCCGAAGACGCCGAAGCGGTAGACGAGGAAGAGGTCGAACCGGTCGGACCCGCTGAAGAGGAAGAGATCGCGCCCGTCGAACCGGTAGGCGCCGAAGACGCCGAAGCGGTAGATGAGGAAGAGGTCGAACCTGCCGAACCGGTAGGCGCCGCACCGGCCGATGAAGAGCCGGCTCAGGCTCCGGGCAGGCTGGTCATCACCACCGAGTTCACCATCGAGGACGAGGTCGAAATCACCGTGACCGGACCCGATGGCTACAGCGAATCGTTCGTGGCGGTAGAGCAACAAACGCTCGGAGGTCTGGTGCCAGGCAGCTACACCGTCACTGCCGACGCGCCCGAGCTCGAGGAGCAGGAGGTGGAGATAGAAGCCGGAGAAACCGCTACGGTCTCCATCCCCGAGACACAAGAGGACTGA
- a CDS encoding collagen-like protein: MLSWLLFALAYAQTEETTAVEVSGQESVPAEVNVVTPTGQSTIYALTLNNVGDTPLEYTIEAEEDADWLEIISFSGILGAAGADDRDVIELETTCPAEPTSLSADLTLTITEPQVEAAVQTITVNLSCGPGAIVPTQPQAAVAGIVAREDLPTVTVQVPVGPPGSQGPPGPEGPPGPEGPPGPQGPEGPEGPPGPQGETGPQGERGPIGPQGPEGEPGPEGAEGPEGPQGETGPQGESGPEGPEGSEGPEGPRGLPGPVGPEGAEGPEGPEGPQGETGPQGETGPQGEPGPEGPEGPEGPEGQQGERGPIGPQGPEGEPGPEGAQGPEGPQGETGPQGEPGPEGPEGSEGPEGPQGAEGPQGETGPQGEPGPIGPEGPQGEPGPIGPEGPQGELGPAGERGPIGPQGPQGEPGPEGPPGQGEPGPQGEPGPEGPVGPEGPPGPEGPPGQGEPGPEGPVGPEGPQGPPGPPGRGDPGPQGPPGVEGPQGPPGPLGEAGPVGPQGPEGDLGPVGPQGPPGPPGPAGQQGARGDVGPMGPEGPQGPLGPPGPAGQQGPRGDVGPPGQQGPRGDPGPVGPQGAVGETGPAGPQGPQGAEGAPGPQGPTGSRGPIGPQGEDGQRGPIGPVGPQGPPGEGLTDEQLQLMNALLTGAVTNLTPEQTENLRLVFLRSFEGTGSVLDSAYQASVARRNTEVENRLSTLEAQADPEALEQQVADLQNQVNQLLSRLEALESQ, from the coding sequence ATGCTCTCGTGGCTTCTTTTTGCGCTTGCCTACGCCCAAACCGAGGAAACGACGGCCGTCGAGGTCTCGGGACAGGAGTCGGTGCCGGCGGAAGTCAACGTGGTCACGCCGACCGGCCAATCCACCATTTACGCCCTGACCCTCAACAACGTCGGCGATACTCCACTCGAGTACACCATCGAAGCAGAAGAGGACGCCGACTGGCTCGAGATCATCTCCTTCTCGGGCATCTTGGGCGCCGCCGGCGCCGACGACCGCGACGTCATCGAGCTCGAGACGACCTGTCCGGCCGAACCGACCTCGCTCTCAGCCGACCTGACCCTTACTATCACCGAGCCACAGGTCGAAGCAGCCGTGCAGACCATCACCGTCAATCTTAGCTGCGGCCCTGGCGCCATCGTTCCCACCCAGCCCCAAGCCGCTGTTGCCGGCATCGTCGCCAGGGAGGACCTGCCTACGGTAACGGTGCAGGTTCCCGTCGGGCCACCCGGTTCGCAGGGACCGCCTGGCCCCGAGGGACCTCCCGGACCAGAAGGGCCTCCCGGACCCCAGGGTCCCGAGGGACCGGAAGGACCGCCGGGACCACAGGGCGAAACCGGACCGCAGGGCGAGCGGGGGCCCATCGGGCCACAAGGTCCCGAGGGTGAACCCGGACCGGAAGGAGCGGAAGGGCCCGAAGGACCGCAAGGCGAAACCGGCCCGCAGGGCGAGTCTGGGCCCGAGGGGCCGGAGGGTTCCGAGGGGCCGGAGGGTCCTCGTGGTCTTCCCGGTCCGGTGGGGCCCGAGGGAGCGGAGGGACCTGAGGGGCCCGAAGGACCCCAAGGCGAAACCGGCCCCCAAGGCGAAACCGGACCGCAGGGCGAGCCTGGTCCCGAGGGGCCGGAGGGACCGGAAGGGCCAGAGGGTCAACAGGGCGAGCGGGGGCCCATCGGGCCACAAGGTCCCGAGGGTGAACCCGGACCGGAAGGAGCGCAAGGGCCCGAAGGACCCCAAGGCGAAACCGGACCTCAAGGCGAACCTGGTCCCGAGGGGCCGGAGGGTTCCGAGGGGCCGGAGGGGCCTCAAGGAGCGGAGGGACCTCAAGGCGAAACCGGCCCGCAGGGCGAGCCTGGGCCTATCGGTCCCGAGGGACCGCAGGGCGAACCTGGGCCTATCGGTCCCGAGGGACCGCAGGGCGAACTTGGACCGGCGGGCGAGCGCGGGCCTATAGGCCCGCAGGGGCCGCAGGGCGAACCTGGCCCGGAAGGACCGCCCGGACAGGGCGAACCCGGTCCGCAAGGCGAACCTGGTCCGGAAGGACCAGTTGGACCCGAAGGCCCGCCCGGACCCGAAGGACCGCCCGGGCAGGGCGAACCTGGCCCGGAAGGACCAGTTGGACCTGAAGGCCCGCAGGGCCCGCCCGGACCGCCGGGACGGGGAGACCCTGGCCCGCAGGGCCCGCCTGGCGTCGAAGGCCCGCAGGGCCCGCCCGGACCGCTGGGAGAGGCTGGACCGGTCGGACCCCAGGGACCCGAGGGTGACCTCGGTCCTGTAGGCCCCCAAGGACCGCCAGGCCCGCCCGGACCCGCCGGGCAGCAAGGAGCCAGGGGCGACGTGGGGCCGATGGGTCCCGAGGGGCCTCAGGGCCCGCTAGGCCCACCCGGGCCCGCCGGCCAGCAAGGACCCAGAGGAGACGTGGGACCGCCAGGCCAACAAGGCCCTAGGGGCGACCCTGGACCCGTTGGTCCTCAGGGAGCCGTCGGCGAAACCGGTCCCGCCGGTCCGCAGGGTCCTCAAGGAGCCGAGGGCGCGCCGGGCCCACAAGGGCCGACAGGCTCCAGAGGGCCCATCGGCCCTCAGGGAGAGGACGGCCAGCGCGGACCCATCGGTCCCGTGGGCCCTCAAGGCCCTCCCGGCGAGGGGCTGACGGACGAACAGCTTCAGCTCATGAACGCCCTTTTGACCGGCGCGGTCACCAACCTGACGCCGGAACAGACCGAAAACCTGAGGCTGGTCTTCCTCCGCAGCTTCGAGGGCACCGGCTCGGTGCTCGACAGTGCCTACCAGGCGTCGGTAGCGCGGCGCAACACCGAGGTGGAAAACCGCCTGAGCACGCTCGAGGCCCAAGCCGATCCAGAAGCCTTGGAGCAGCAGGTCGCCGACCTGCAAAACCAGGTAAACCAACTCCTCAGCCGCCTCGAGGCGCTCGAGAGCCAGTAA
- a CDS encoding S41 family peptidase produces the protein MKLLHAKMRAGGLGGPFVPAALKVALALLLLSGVGSGRDLLTSLEGRTLVFDALVDVFKEFYWNEDHLDWDAWAAAFREEALAGSSRHDFELVARKMVSAVADDHSSWLGLSSDGGDESMAATRTLGLGFQHDFLSGTGMVVLRVFPDTPAAAGGLRRGDVIARINERGLGDAVSSRSPAALLDSAIRAGKVELTVRRGAELHELSLEPAEIALAALSEMPQADMLDAGTGYLYLPSFNHSGVAARAHALLSDLKAQGATALVLDMRGNLGGRLSELGLFLGSFIEGPWAQALSRGALAWRANYSVVEGKAQSWLETEDGLVFSRLALETAPEHWGGPLVVLADYRNSSAGELAPLILQAAGRAKVVGEATSGNVEAVRGFDLPDGSTVLVAVANLQSATGASFDDGLSPDVYATETLSELARGFDAPVAEAQRLLRELPFTPGKFF, from the coding sequence ATGAAGCTGCTTCATGCGAAGATGCGGGCAGGGGGTCTTGGAGGACCTTTTGTCCCAGCCGCCCTCAAGGTCGCGCTGGCCTTGCTGCTCCTGAGCGGGGTGGGCTCCGGCCGCGACCTGCTGACCAGCCTCGAGGGCCGGACGCTCGTTTTCGACGCGCTCGTGGACGTATTCAAGGAGTTCTACTGGAACGAAGACCATCTCGACTGGGACGCCTGGGCAGCGGCGTTTCGCGAGGAGGCGCTGGCGGGTAGCAGCCGCCACGACTTCGAGCTGGTGGCGCGCAAGATGGTGAGCGCCGTCGCGGACGACCACTCGAGCTGGCTCGGCCTCAGCAGCGACGGGGGCGACGAGAGCATGGCGGCGACCAGGACCTTGGGCCTGGGCTTTCAGCACGACTTCCTGAGCGGCACGGGCATGGTCGTCTTGCGCGTCTTTCCCGATACGCCCGCGGCCGCGGGCGGCCTGCGGCGCGGCGACGTGATCGCGCGCATCAACGAGCGGGGGCTTGGGGACGCCGTGAGCAGCCGGAGTCCCGCGGCTCTCTTGGACAGCGCCATCCGCGCGGGCAAGGTCGAGCTGACGGTGCGCCGCGGGGCCGAACTGCACGAGCTGAGCCTCGAGCCCGCCGAGATCGCTCTGGCGGCCTTGAGCGAGATGCCTCAGGCCGACATGCTCGACGCCGGCACCGGCTATCTCTACCTGCCGAGCTTCAACCACAGCGGTGTCGCCGCGCGCGCGCATGCACTCCTGAGCGATCTCAAGGCGCAGGGCGCAACGGCCCTGGTGCTCGACATGCGCGGCAACCTGGGCGGGCGCCTGAGCGAACTCGGCCTGTTCCTCGGCTCCTTTATCGAAGGCCCCTGGGCGCAAGCGCTGAGCAGGGGCGCGCTCGCCTGGCGCGCGAACTACAGCGTGGTGGAGGGCAAAGCCCAGAGCTGGCTCGAGACCGAAGACGGCCTGGTCTTTTCGAGGCTGGCGCTCGAGACCGCTCCCGAGCACTGGGGTGGCCCGCTGGTGGTGCTCGCGGACTACCGGAACTCCAGCGCCGGCGAACTCGCCCCGCTCATCTTGCAGGCGGCGGGCCGGGCCAAGGTGGTCGGCGAGGCCACCAGCGGCAACGTCGAGGCCGTCCGCGGCTTTGACCTGCCCGACGGCAGCACGGTCTTAGTCGCCGTCGCCAACCTTCAGTCGGCCACGGGGGCGAGCTTCGACGACGGGCTCAGCCCCGACGTCTACGCCACCGAGACCCTGAGCGAACTGGCCCGCGGCTTCGACGCGCCCGTAGCGGAGGCCCAGCGCCTCCTGCGCGAGCTGCCCTTCACGCCGGGCAAGTTTTTTTAG
- a CDS encoding dTDP-4-dehydrorhamnose 3,5-epimerase family protein: MEAVKIKLSASAQEALSFQSYGAAPAIGGVLYKPLKKHRALGGWFMEGLRLSSGEVEGLGTPFALRQLSLSKAVPHRINAFHVHPKEIQDEIWVVVDGRLLVWLADLREGSASLGTRRAYLLDGEEPALLYIPAGVAHGYRAGAEGALLIYAMNAQFDPADPNEGRLPWDHFGAALWEDERG; this comes from the coding sequence ATGGAAGCCGTGAAGATCAAGCTTTCGGCGAGCGCCCAAGAGGCGCTGAGCTTCCAGAGCTACGGGGCCGCGCCGGCCATCGGGGGCGTCTTGTACAAGCCCCTCAAGAAGCACCGTGCACTCGGCGGCTGGTTCATGGAGGGGCTGCGGCTCTCGAGCGGCGAGGTCGAGGGTCTGGGGACCCCCTTTGCCCTGCGCCAGCTCTCGCTGTCCAAAGCCGTCCCTCACCGCATCAACGCCTTTCACGTCCATCCCAAGGAGATACAAGACGAGATCTGGGTGGTGGTCGACGGGCGGCTGCTGGTGTGGCTCGCGGACCTCCGCGAGGGCTCGGCGAGCCTGGGAACGCGGCGCGCTTACCTCTTAGACGGCGAGGAGCCGGCGCTCCTCTATATCCCCGCGGGCGTCGCCCACGGCTACCGGGCGGGCGCGGAGGGAGCGCTGCTCATCTACGCCATGAACGCGCAGTTCGACCCCGCCGACCCCAACGAGGGTCGCCTGCCCTGGGACCACTTCGGCGCGGCCCTGTGGGAGGACGAGCGCGGCTAG